One window from the genome of Paramisgurnus dabryanus chromosome 20, PD_genome_1.1, whole genome shotgun sequence encodes:
- the slc29a1a gene encoding equilibrative nucleoside transporter 1a: MTAVNAPRDRYNAVWIIFFILGLGTLLPWNFFMTATMYFTSRLKDPFTNGELNQTANVTVEGDKRNVLESKFNNVMTLCAMVPLLIFTCLNSFIHQRIPQKLRISGSLSVIFVVFLITAVLVKVPMDPLPFFAFTMIKIICINSFGAILQGSLFGLAGRLPAAYTTPIMSGQGLAGAFAAFSMICALASGSALQDSAFGYFIIACVVILLAIFSYFVLPKMEFFQYFSESNGCSPISDEENKLDLLKPDSPAEKTPVVNLTDEEPKPTVSVFAIFKKIWVMALSVCFIFTITIGIFPAVTVDVKSTVANGSAWETYFIPVSCFLLFNLMDWAGRSLTAFCMWPGKDSKWLPSLIIARAVFVPLFIFCNVQPRHHMPVFFAHDAWYIIFMILFSFSNGYLASLCMCFGPKKVAQHEAETAGAVMVFFLSLGLALGATLSFGFRAMV, from the exons ATGACGGCAGTAAATGCACCACGTGACAG GTATAATGCTGTCTGGATCATATTCTTCATTCTGGGGTTGGGAACCCTTCTACCCTGGAACTTCTTTATGACGGCAACCATG TATTTCACCAGCCGTCTGAAGGACCCGTTCACTAACGGAGAACTCAATCAGACCGCCAATGTTACAGTGGAGGGCGACAAGCGTAACGTCCTGGAGTCAAAGTTTAACAATGTGATGACGTTGTGTGCCATGGTGCCACTGCTGATTTTTACCTGCCTCAACTCTTTCATTCACCAGAG GATCCCTCAGAAGTTGAGGATCTCTGGCAGTCTCTCTGTGATTTTCGTGGTGTTTCTCATCACTGCAGTGTTAGTGAAGGTGCCGATGGATCCCCTGCCATTCTTTGCCTTCACCATGATCAAAATCATCTGCATCAACT CGTTTGGAGCGATTCTGCAGGGAAGTTTGTTTGGACTGGCTGGAAGGCTCCCGGCCGCATACACCACACCCATCATGAGTGGCCAGGGTTTGGCTGGAGCCTTCGCTGCTTTCTCCATGATCTGTGCTCTTGCCT CGGGCTCAGCATTACAGGACAGCGCCTTCGGTTACTTCATCATTGCTTGTGTTGTGATTCTCCTGGCCATCTTTTCTTACTTCGTACTGCCCAAAATG GAGTTTTTCCAGTATTTCTCTGAGAGTAATGGCTGCAGTCCCATCAGCGATGAGGAAAACAAATTGGACCTGCTGAAGCCTG ATAGTCCAGCGGAGAAGACACCTGTAGTAAACCTGACTGATGAAGAGCCCAAACCcactgtttcagtgtttgccatctttaaaaag ATCTGGGTGATGGCACTTTCCGTATGCTTCATCTTCACAATCACTATTGGCATTTTCCCAGCCGTCACCGTTGATGTCAAGTCCACTGTGGCAAACGGCAGTGCTTGGG AAACTTATTTCATCCCTGTATCCTGTTTCCTCCTGTTCAATTTGATGGACTGGGCCGGTAGGAGTCTGACCGCTTTTTGTATGTGG CCGGGTAAAGACAGCAAGTGGTTGCCCAGTCTCATCATTGCACGTGCAGTGTTTGTTCCCCTCTTCATCTTCTGCAATGTGCAGCCCAGACACCACATGCCAGTGTTTTTTGCCCACGACGCCTGGTACATCATATTCATGATCCTCTTCTCCTTTAGCAATGGATACCTGGCAAGTCTCTGCATGTGCTTTGGACCCAA GAAAGTGGCCCAGCATGAAGCAGAAACCGCGGGAGCCGTAATGGTTTTCTTCCTGTCTCTTGGTTTGGCTCTGGGTGCAACTCTATCCTTTGGTTTCCGCGCTATGGTCTAA